A part of Anolis sagrei isolate rAnoSag1 chromosome 3, rAnoSag1.mat, whole genome shotgun sequence genomic DNA contains:
- the LOC137096537 gene encoding carboxypeptidase N subunit 2-like has protein sequence MISWDVCLAAAALRLSRQGHFSPPALRPGPSAAASLCLESLSPISQKQEVGKARPVSDPHDAGGKHPWTRGPADMDEDSTMALHGSLAAWRGRGTPGGQARLLLPPLLLWLLLVQLPGADPFCPESCQCFGNVTVFCSEECLAHVPEEIPDNATQLFFVETSLGSLLSGAFANGSSGNAALRKLVFLCSPLHSLGEGAFAGLTGLQELAISSSRLTRLHAESFCGLGSLSVLSVQFSPVETLEEEVFHNTPALQELHLRGNRIRALLPGVFHPVGGLETLSLSQNGLSSLPEGVFDPLPQLRVLRLSDNNLSCLPFEIFHSQTDLRELYLDGNALAELPEGVFSEQTRLRRLHLQHNALQELPVALFSSMANLTFLHLDGNQLKVLPEGLFLGTPSLVELSVAHNQLETLPEGLFGALLPNLSVLTLSHNRLHHLPASIFQGLQALTRLQLGHNNLSGLPRELLANLSSLEALDLSHNQLVTVPEGIFDYSFALFYIALRGNPWACDCHLLYLADWLQYADDLVNAHALCGSPTHLKGLSLPGVKKEQLVCPRRPSGSVRCRVEDKVSSEEGEASALSQCAYHDPEGTLHLACGPDACQQLRVTLPAAKGTGQHLSGNWTLGSGCGTLRVRVSVTIEKEEPFNGTEGP, from the exons ATGATCTCTTGGGACGTGTGTCTAGCGGCAGCTGCCCTCAGGCTGTCACGCCAAGGCCATTTCAGCCCACCTGCTTTACGCCCAGGTCCCTCTGCAGCTGCCAGCCTTTGCCTGGAATCTCTGTCTCCGATAAGCCAGAAGCAGGAGGTGGGCAAAGCACGGCCGGTCAGTGACCCCCATGACGCAGGTGGTAAACACCCCTGGACAAGGGGCCCGGCCGACATGGACGAGGACAGCACGATGGCGCTTCATGGGAGCCTTGCTGCATGGAGG GGCAGAGGGACCCCCGGGGGCCAGGCCCGCCTCCTCCTGCCGCCACTCCTGCTCTGGCTGCTCCTTGTCCAGCTGCCCGGTGCAGACCCCTTTTGCCCAGAGTCCTGCCAGTGCTTTGGGAATGTGACCGTCTTCTGCTCCGAAGAGTGCCTTGCCCACGTCCCAGAGGAGATCCCCGACAACGCCACACAGCTCTTCTTCGTGGAGACCTCTCTGGGTTCCCTCCTCAGTGGAGCCTTCGCCAACGGAAGCAGTGGCAACGCCGCCCTCCGCAAACTGGTCTTCCTCTGCAGCCCTCTCCACTCCTTGGGTGAGGGGGCCTTTGCGGGGCTGACTGGCCTCCAGGAGCTGGCCATCTCCTCCAGCCGGCTGACCAGGCTGCATGCTGAGAGCTTCTGTGGCCTGGGCAGCCTGAGCGTGCTCTCTGTCCAGTTCAGCCCTGTGGAGACCCTGGAAGAGGAGGTCTTCCACAACACCCCGGCACTCCAGGAGCTCCACCTTCGAGGCAACCGCATCAGGGCTCTTCTTCCAGGTGTCTTCCACCCCGTAGGAGGCCTGGAGACCCTCTCTCTGTCCCAGAACGGCCTCTCCAGCCTGCCAGAGGGGGTCTTTGACCCACTGCCTCAGTTGCGGGTTCTGCGTCTGAGCGACAACAACCTGTCCTGCCTCCCTTTTGAGATCTTCCACAGCCAGACTGACCTCCGAGAGCTCTACCTGGATGGGAATGCCCTGGCTGAACTCCCTGAGGGGGTCTTCTCCGAGCAAACCCGCCTGAGGAGGCTTCACCTCCAACACAACGCCCTCCAGGAGCTGCCGGTTGCCCTTTTCTCCTCAATGGCCAACCTGACCTTCTTGCACCTGGACGGCAACCAGCTGAAGGTACTGCCAGAGGGGCTCTTCCTCGGGACCCCCAGCCTGGTGGAGCTCTCTGTGGCCCACAACCAGCTGGAGACCCTCCCAGAAGGACTCTTCGGTGCTCTGCTCCCAAACCTGTCCGTCCTGACGCTGTCCCACAACCGCCTCCACCACTTACCCGCCAGCATCTTCCAGGGTCTGCAGGCCCTCACCCGGCTGCAGTTGGGCCACAACAACCTCAGTGGGCTTCCTCGGGAGTTGCTGGCCAACCTCAGCAGCTTGGAGGCTTTGGACCTGTCGCACAACCAGCTGGTGACCGTTCCGGAGGGCATCTTTGATTACAGCTTTGCCCTCTTCTACATAGCTCTGAGGGGCAACCCTTGGGCCTGCGATTGCCACCTGCTCTACCTGGCCGACTGgctccagtatgccgatgactTGGTCAATGCGCATGCGCTCTGTGGGAGTCCCACTCACCTCAAGGGGCTCAGCCTCCCAGGGGTCAAGAAAGAGCAGCTGGTGTGTCCTCGGCGCCCTTCTGGCTCTGTCCGCTGCCGGGTGGAGGACAAGGTCTCCTCCGAGGAAGGAGAGGCCAGTGCCCTGTCCCAATGCGCCTACCATGACCCAGAGGGGACCCTCCACCTGGCCTGTGGGCCGGATGCCTGCCAACAGCTCAGGGTCACCCTTCCTGCAGCCAAGGGCACCGGCCAGCACCTGAGTGGGAACTGGACACTGGGCTCCGGCTGTGGGACATTGAGGGTCCGGGTCTCAGTGACCATTGAGAAGGAGGAGCCCTTCAATGGGACAGAGGGCCCGTAA